Proteins encoded in a region of the Rutidosis leptorrhynchoides isolate AG116_Rl617_1_P2 chromosome 9, CSIRO_AGI_Rlap_v1, whole genome shotgun sequence genome:
- the LOC139869139 gene encoding uncharacterized protein, with the protein MADICYIHEKKVLYPCFHLLSIAKTRYNSPSLYTSLYFSLFLVLFFRFAAIILIGSSQTSSGLAVNMVNKRVLLHEISPIRKSCQILVRIIRYWSKHQDYNIPATGQISMILMDENGNQIVGFIRSALISEFEKKFKEGSVVLISNFEVVDNTDDNYIVNHRYKLVFSSTTRMKVVDRIGDSLHGFRFSDFQDILSLKTGLRFTFDLVGRMIKFNSDEVVVRGKETKSLYLELKDLDGNVISGLLLGGFADELFAYLGCHDGVDGRCIVLVIRFSKVLFSDGIPYFTNCSATKLLINPDVPEVSSYNEIVDENDSDSCSDVLD; encoded by the exons ATGGCCG aTATCTGCTACATCCACGAAAAAAAAGTTCTTTACCCGTGTTTTCATCTGTTGTCGATTGCGAAGACAAGATATAACTCACCGTCTTTATATACGTCCCTTTACTTTTCGTTATTTCTGGTTTTATTTTTTAGATTTGCTGCGATTATTTTGATTGGTTCATCTCAAACATCATCAG GGCTAGCAGTTAATATGGTTAATAAACGCGTTCTTCTACACGAGATATCCCCTATTAGGAAGTCTTGCCAAATATTAGTGAGGATCATTCGTTATTGGAGTAAACATCAAGACTATAACATTCCTGCCACGGGACAGATTTCAATGATTTTAATGGATGAAAAC GGGAATCAAATTGTTGGATTTATTAGGAGTGCTTTGATCTCAGAGTTTGAGAAGAAATTTAAAGAAGGAAGTGTAGTTTTGATATCGAATTTTGAGGTGGTTGATAATACGGATGATAATTACATTGTAAATCACCGGTATAAACTCGTTTTTAGTAGCACAACTCGTATGAAAGTGGTTGATAGAATTGGAGATTCGTTACATGGATTTCGATTTTCTGATTTTCAAGATATTCTATCCTTAAAAACCGGGTTGCGATTTACGTTCG ATTTGGTTGGCCGTATGATTAAATTTAATTCAGATGAAGTAGTTGTTCGTGGTAAAGAGACAAAATCGTTATATTTGGAGCTTAAAGATTTAGA TGGGAACGTAATATCCGGGTTATTACTTGGAGGTTTTGCCGATGAATTATTTGCATATTTAGGATGTCATGATGGTGTTGATGGACGATGTATTGTTCTAGTCATTCGATTTTCTAAAGTGTTGTTTTCTGATG GTATTCCTTATTTTACCAACTGTTCTGCTACTAAGCTGCTAATAAATCCGGATGTTCCTGAAGTTTCATCTTACAATGAAATTGTCGATGAAAATGATTCAGATTCTTGTTCGGATGTTTTGGATTGA